Genomic window (Rosa chinensis cultivar Old Blush chromosome 6, RchiOBHm-V2, whole genome shotgun sequence):
TTTATCTCTATAATAACTACCCGTGAATCTATTTCTTCTGCAATAATTacccacctttttttttttttttttaaacgaaAACTTTCcgtacacatgcagagcatgtgattgcagactagtGTGATTTAAGATTTTAGTTCGATGAATTCAACTAAAGTGTaaattaatgatttttttttagtaaactaATGACTGGTTACATGTTAAACAGTACATTAGATATGCATTTTGTCATTGAAGCATTCATGGTATGTCCAATACACATAAATAAGACTAGGCAAACCCCACGAGTTCTCCCGATTAACTGCATTTTCCCCTTACAAGTAATGGCGTGGAATTGAAATCAAGATTTATTACTAAATCATGAAGAGAGAATTAATGTATGATTAAATATTGCTGCATGAGCTAGAAATGCACGACTAAAATATGGGAAACTCGTTGCAAACAAATTGAACTAGTTCCTAGTCTTGATCGACCTAACAGAGTATAGCTAGCTATTATATTATTGTACCTCACTcaatttataaaagaaatgaaCTACTGAATTAATCAAAGAGAAGGGAAGATAATAAATTATTAGTGTTGCTAATTTCCACTGCCTCCGTCGCTTGGACCAGTCCTTTTGATCTCTCCAAGTCCTAGAACAGTGTGAGAATTGATGAAGGCATGAACCTTTCTTTCCGAGCTTGGACCTCCATTTTTGATCCCTCCAAGAGTCTGAGAAGTTGTGAAGGCATGACCTTTTCCTCCTGAGCTCGGACCTTCATTTTTGATCCCCTCAAGAGTTTGGGAAGTGGTGAAGCTGTGACCCTTTCCGCCTGGACTCGGGCCTCCACTAGTCTTCATTGCTTCAGTGTACAACTCGTCAATATCAAACAAGCTACCACTCTTAATAGAGGATAAGCTCCATGAATTGCCGAATTTCAGAGGACGAGCTTCTGATACGAACAGAACCATATTAGAGCAGactacaagaacaagaacaaacaaGGAGCAAAGAGGCTTGAAACTCTTGGCCATGATCGAGAACTATATTGTTGTTTGGTGAATGCTTTGATCAGAAACTAAAACTGATCGAGTACGCGTACGTAACTAGCTACAACTTTGATATATTTGGTGATGAGTAAGATGGTCTAAATCTATGTTCTTTATATAGGAAGAGGATCGATAGTACGTATAGTGGTGTGTGTAATTAGGAAGGTGGGAATGGGGAAATTCATACTTTGACTCACCGGCCTGGAAACAGAGAGGGAAATTGCATGGCTTGCTCGCTCGTTGAAGGTGAAGGTGAAGTGAAGGACCGGCCATCTGATGAGGACTAAGTGATGGACTCTAAAGCAGAGACTAAAAAAATCACTTGGTGCTTTAGTGGTTTATACTCCCATTACTTAATTAAATTCCTTTTACTGTTATTAGTAATAGCCAGCTGAGTAACTGCCTGCGTAATATTGTAAAAAGCACTACAAAAAGTCCAAACCAAAAGTATAGATATTAAACCAAAAATTAGTGATGGATTGCAACTTGCAAGAACTTCCTAGTTTTTCAACCTCAGCCTGGTTTTGTGGCGTAATTAACTTATGTTTATGCCGGCAAATTATGACCTATCGGTTTTTCCGTTTTTCAAGAAAAATCAACAATATGGAAGTTATGGGTTTGAATTTCATTTCATTGACATCATGGGTAAAGTGCAGTGAGGTCGgggtaaaaaaaaagaattttttttttttaagaaaaaaggatttcactcctactccatggtgactcgaactcatgacctAGGTAAAAAAAGAGAATAAATTATGTTCAAAAACAACTTGGCTTCTTTTTGATACAGAAGTTTTCTTTAAAATTTGATGTCATAATTAAGTTGGTGGTAACTGGTAAGTCTTAATGAGCCTTGCTTTCCAAACAATCGAGGACACATGGTTTCAAATTGACGAGCAGTCTAAGCAAGTGATGAGTGAAGTCTGGAAAATGGTGGTCCAATTACTATGAAAATTCCCAAATATTCCAAAGGAATTAGGAACAGGCGTTGCCAACCCAAATATATAGATGACCAAATGCGAAACGTTGTTACAACTTTGAAAGACCAAAATTCCAAAGCATGGACTGGACGCGTCTAGTAGACTAAAGTAATCGGTTTGATTTCTGCTGTTGGACCAAGCTAGATTCATACATCTTCCCTGCCGTGTGTGCTTCACTCTTCTGCTCGTCGTCACCATTTTGCTTGTGTTCTGAAGGTTCGACTCTACAAAAATGGTGGGTTACGCAAAATTTTTGGTTCGCCTTGAACTTATGGGTCGCCCCTGATCTTGCCAAGCACCTGCGCAGAAGACCAATTTTTTCTTTCCACATATTACCTAAATTTTCCACACATTCTAGTCTTTTCAAATATCAACTCCCAACGAAAATGAAATTGACTTCCTCTTAATTTTGGTGAGAACCGCACATCATTTTTATTCTCGATTTGGGTTGGTAAGCTCATGATTCATCGGGAGTGTATCGTTTCCACCATCACTAGTGTTAGTTAACATCCCCAAATTTTGCTTGTTTGCTGGTTGGTACAAACATTGACACATAAAAAACTGTGATTTTAGTATTCTGTTTCCCTAAAGACAATAATCAACATTCACCCAACTGAGAACAACTCCAACAACTTCTCTATAATTAAGTCAAAGTTTTAACCTCTTTTTCTTATCCAACTCCAACACATTCCCTATTTTATAGCAATCTCTGTAATTCTTCTTTAAAactttagagattgctgtaaatttagaaaATTTAGTTCTCTTTtctcactatccctaaaatggGAATAGTTAAAAGAAGTAAACaatcatttcaattttttttccttttgcaaGCAACAAAAACTTATATTATAGAGAAACTATTAAAAGAACTCTACTGGGCATTTCCAGACAAACCAAGCAACAAaggcccaaaaaagcccaaaGAAACAAACTAAAGGGGAATACAAACCATTGAAAGGGAAAAACAGAGAAATGAAAGGAGAGGTACATAGGCTCAGATAGGAGGGAAACTTCAGGCAAAAACGCCAATGGTAGACGGGGAAGACGATCACTGACTCTCAATGCGAAGAGAGAAAACCAGGAGCTTTCTGGAGATAAGGACGGGTTCGGGGGATAACCATTTCATTCAATCCTTAATTGTGTGAACCCTAGACTTGAGATCCGGACCCAAAAGACCCGAGTCCCAAATGTGCAAAAATTCTAATGCTTTCTGCCTTTGTAGTATTGAATCTCTTACTTCTAAAACAGTTATATTAATCATTGTTTGCAGTGTGCTTCATACAATGAAGTAatttgatgtaggacgagaatgagcCTGGTTTAGCCAGAAAACTATAAAAGcaaagaagcggcgtagaatcaagaagagtgattggaaaataagtaactcacgcgtaatgaaATTATTAgctgctggaatattcaagaagatttggttttggacctttCGAGTTACTCGTACAAAAAGTCAAGTTTTGATTGAGAACcagatttgatcaacttttggccaTAAAttcgtttgagacgcatgatacctttccaaaATAGAAACGACGAGTTTAGTGAGTCCtaacagatttaggccaaaatatatcGTTTTAATCATCCGATTCggcatttaatatttttaggctagttttatatttattttagaattcttttattttaggtttttagtttccttttaaatttggattttttaGGATTTattgttagattatgattttaggtcTTGGATGCATATATAAACACCATCATGCTATATATTAAGATGagttttatcatatcaaatttaataaaatgagagatttttctcAAATTCTTTGGTGGACTCcaaatttatctttttagggtttattgcttTAAACCCCGTTACTTCCGACTGCATCATAATTCTCAACAACTCTTGAGTTCATAGTATAGATCAAACCATGAGATTTGCTAAGACGAATGCCAACGGTATCAAATTCCATTTCCATTAGAGGAAAAATACAATTATATAAAACAAATTGGAAAAGTGGAAAACACCATATCCAAGCCTAAGCCTGCAATTACAAGTCCATATGAGACATAAAATTTTGGCACAACCCAGAACAACCTTCAAATTATACAACGAATAGGGTCGAGCAAAGCCAAAGCTAAGCTGGCAGGGTAGGCAGGCCTGTTTGTAGCTGTGCCTatccattttcttctcctccagGAATATGCTAAATATGAGACTAGCAATACGACAATTTGTTCTTCTCCATGAAACTCTTTTCTTTGGATCCATTCTTATGTCCCTTGGCGATTATATACCTTGGTCGCTAAAAGCCACAATTTTTTTTGGCAGAAACAGACATTTAATTTCTATCTGCAC
Coding sequences:
- the LOC121050198 gene encoding uncharacterized protein LOC121050198; translation: MAGPSLHLHLQRASKPCNFPLCFQAEARPLKFGNSWSLSSIKSGSLFDIDELYTEAMKTSGGPSPGGKGHSFTTSQTLEGIKNEGPSSGGKGHAFTTSQTLGGIKNGGPSSERKVHAFINSHTVLGLGEIKRTGPSDGGSGN